A portion of the Acidisarcina polymorpha genome contains these proteins:
- a CDS encoding YdcF family protein, which yields MKARLLILLFGVVALGVLSWFVWVNRQIQYYAHLDEARPADAIAIFGAAEYDGRPSPVFRARLNHGLALHRQGIAPLVITLGGAGDGDHSEGSVGHDYLLAQGIPENQIIAETQSGNTKESAERLAVIARENHLQRIVVVSDGTHLFRIHSLCAQEGLDVYTSPRPETKTISRWKAAQRLWHEIASYTAWRLHMH from the coding sequence ATGAAAGCCAGGCTTCTTATTCTGCTGTTTGGTGTTGTCGCCCTGGGTGTGCTGAGCTGGTTCGTCTGGGTGAATCGGCAGATCCAATACTATGCCCATCTGGACGAAGCGCGCCCTGCGGATGCGATCGCCATCTTCGGCGCGGCGGAATACGATGGCCGCCCCTCGCCGGTCTTCCGAGCTCGGTTGAATCATGGGCTCGCTCTCCACCGCCAGGGAATTGCGCCCTTGGTGATCACCCTCGGCGGAGCAGGTGACGGAGATCATTCCGAAGGCTCCGTCGGCCACGATTATCTGCTCGCTCAAGGTATTCCTGAAAACCAGATCATCGCCGAGACCCAAAGCGGCAATACCAAAGAATCCGCCGAGCGGCTGGCCGTCATCGCCAGGGAAAATCACCTGCAACGAATCGTAGTGGTGAGCGACGGCACCCACTTATTTCGAATTCACTCCCTCTGTGCCCAGGAGGGGCTCGACGTCTACACCTCACCTAGACCCGAAACCAAGACCATCTCCCGCTGGAAAGCAGCGCAGCGGCTCTGGCATGAAATCGCCAGCTACACCGCCTGGCG
- a CDS encoding L-threonylcarbamoyladenylate synthase — MSAEILRVHPDEPEAERIEYIVSCLRSGSVVGLPTDTFYGLAVDPVNLRAVDRIYEIKTRMRHKPLSLLISNAAQAYELARDIGTGFDRLAERFWPGPLTIIVRASSRLPLRSTANTGNVALRVPDAAIPRAVVEAFGLPITATSANLQGLPECTYAACVRDQIGDRIPLIIDGGPSGQGLPTTIVDLSGGEDAWQVLREGSIPTHEIALILQA, encoded by the coding sequence TTGTCGGCGGAAATCCTTCGCGTTCACCCGGACGAACCGGAAGCAGAACGAATCGAATACATTGTCTCCTGCTTGCGCAGTGGTAGTGTCGTCGGTTTGCCCACGGACACCTTTTATGGCTTGGCGGTCGATCCCGTCAATCTCCGGGCAGTCGATCGCATTTACGAAATCAAAACCCGCATGCGCCACAAGCCGCTGTCGCTACTCATCAGCAACGCCGCTCAGGCCTATGAACTTGCACGGGACATCGGGACCGGCTTCGACCGGCTGGCCGAGCGGTTCTGGCCCGGTCCCCTCACGATCATCGTCCGCGCCAGTTCGCGGCTGCCGCTGCGAAGCACCGCAAATACCGGCAACGTGGCCCTGCGCGTCCCTGATGCCGCAATCCCACGGGCAGTCGTGGAGGCTTTTGGGCTTCCCATCACCGCCACCTCCGCCAACCTCCAGGGGTTGCCGGAATGCACCTATGCGGCGTGCGTGCGCGACCAGATCGGAGACCGCATCCCGCTGATCATCGACGGCGGCCCCAGCGGTCAAGGATTGCCAACCACCATTGTCGATCTTTCCGGCGGGGAAGACGCCTGGCAGGTGCTGCGCGAGGGTTCGATCCCGACCCACGAAATCGCGCTGATTCTTCAGGCCTGA
- a CDS encoding TrmH family RNA methyltransferase yields the protein MPPASQHRLSRIVQSRQNGRVKELRASFSPGSRFESGRVGIEGEHLLSEAVRSGIRIISVFFRTGAEGLLSRIALPAEVEVIELPAEIFASAVTTESPQGIAALVEPKVFSLDDMLIGKTPLIVVAAGLQDPGNLGTLVRSAEAFGATGVITLPGTVSPWNAKALRASSGSTLRVAVVQAREEEAFSWLRVSGLRIFAAVAEKGSAAAATNLGQPAALLIGNEGSGLSPILLDQADERVTIPCPGPVESLNAAVAGSILLYEASRQRGSFKAAGGADESGKPGA from the coding sequence ATGCCGCCAGCTTCACAACACAGGCTCTCTCGCATTGTACAGAGTCGTCAGAATGGCCGGGTCAAGGAATTGCGGGCCAGCTTCTCGCCCGGGAGCCGATTCGAGAGCGGCCGTGTCGGCATCGAAGGCGAACATCTTCTCTCCGAGGCAGTGCGCAGCGGGATTCGGATCATTTCGGTGTTCTTTCGGACCGGAGCAGAAGGGCTGCTGAGCCGCATTGCCCTCCCGGCAGAAGTAGAGGTGATCGAGCTTCCCGCGGAGATCTTTGCCAGCGCGGTGACGACCGAATCTCCGCAAGGAATAGCCGCTCTGGTCGAGCCGAAGGTCTTTTCGCTGGACGACATGCTGATTGGCAAGACCCCTCTGATCGTGGTCGCAGCGGGGTTGCAGGATCCTGGCAATCTGGGGACGCTGGTCCGTTCGGCCGAGGCCTTTGGGGCTACCGGTGTCATTACCCTGCCTGGAACGGTCAGTCCGTGGAACGCCAAAGCACTACGGGCCTCTTCGGGATCAACTCTCCGGGTAGCGGTGGTCCAGGCTCGCGAGGAAGAGGCGTTTTCCTGGCTGCGCGTGTCCGGCCTAAGGATCTTTGCCGCCGTAGCTGAAAAGGGTTCTGCGGCTGCAGCGACGAACCTCGGGCAACCGGCTGCACTGCTTATTGGCAATGAGGGGAGCGGACTGTCGCCCATCCTGCTGGATCAAGCAGACGAGCGGGTCACGATTCCCTGCCCTGGGCCGGTCGAATCCCTGAATGCAGCGGTAGCCGGCAGCATCCTCCTCTATGAAGCTTCAAGGCAGCGCGGAAGCTTCAAGGCAGCGGGCGGAGCAGATGAGAGCGGCAAGCCGGGCGCATAA
- a CDS encoding 2-keto-4-pentenoate hydratase gives MSTPSYSNDSAAQAVADRQIDPLNDDKLRQAAELLLRARREREPISELPAGLRPTTLGEAYRLQEIMISTLGPVGGWKVGAPSPDAVPLCAPMPLLGGFGQSNVTIGASFSRFRGVEAEIAFRLRSDLPLRERPYSREEVVAAIAGAHPAIEILEAAFLDPDSADRLSVIGDLQSHGGFVHGAALPDWRDVDFAHESVIMIVDGVVRIESRASNLAGVDLLRLVTWLANEGQPRTGGLKAGDWITTGSWTGKVLASAGSEAIARFSTFGDVVVRFADEE, from the coding sequence ATGAGCACACCAAGCTACTCCAATGATTCAGCAGCCCAGGCCGTGGCTGACCGCCAGATCGATCCCTTGAACGATGACAAGCTGCGGCAGGCGGCTGAGTTGCTGCTGAGGGCGCGTCGTGAGCGCGAGCCCATTTCAGAGTTACCGGCGGGCTTGCGTCCGACGACTCTGGGCGAGGCGTATCGCTTGCAGGAGATCATGATCTCCACTTTAGGACCAGTCGGAGGCTGGAAGGTGGGAGCACCCTCGCCGGATGCCGTCCCGCTTTGCGCGCCAATGCCCCTGCTGGGCGGGTTTGGGCAATCGAACGTGACCATCGGCGCCAGCTTCAGCCGGTTTCGCGGGGTCGAGGCCGAGATCGCCTTTCGACTAAGAAGCGATCTGCCGCTTCGCGAAAGACCTTACAGCCGCGAAGAGGTCGTAGCCGCGATTGCCGGAGCTCACCCGGCAATCGAGATCCTGGAGGCGGCATTTTTAGATCCGGATTCAGCGGACCGGCTATCAGTCATCGGCGATTTACAGTCCCATGGCGGCTTCGTTCACGGAGCGGCTCTGCCCGATTGGCGCGATGTGGATTTCGCTCATGAATCGGTAATCATGATTGTGGATGGCGTCGTCCGCATCGAGTCGCGGGCGTCAAACTTAGCGGGAGTCGATTTGCTCAGGCTGGTTACCTGGCTGGCGAACGAGGGCCAACCGCGCACTGGCGGGCTCAAGGCCGGCGACTGGATCACGACCGGCAGCTGGACGGGCAAAGTCCTGGCGTCTGCGGGCTCCGAGGCGATTGCCCGGTTCTCCACCTTTGGCGACGTCGTGGTCCGGTTTGCGGATGAGGAGTAA
- a CDS encoding APC family permease: MAKFTNSPADATANPSPAAPKLARQVSFGSALSLNMMNMIGVGPFITLPLVVIAMGGPQAMLGWVLGAVIAICDGLVWAELGAMMPQAGGSYAYLREMYGRDRAGRLASFLYVWQMGFSAPLSIASGCIGLAQYAAYLWSPLANRVFSHSNLPWLGDLRYTSLAAAATCAVTVALLYRNVRSITRLAWILWAGVLITITSVIVAGFTHFHSAQAFSFPSGAFHPGHVFFSGLGAATLIATYDYWGYYNVAFLGGEIREPGRAIPRAILISIFIVAVLYLLMNVSVLGVIPWQEMNSSINTQGRFAVVALVMQRTFGATAARIIALLVMWTAFASVFALLLGYSRVPYAAALDGNYFKIFARLHPREAFPNVSLLALGTVATFFCFFDLSNVIAALVAIRIILQFLLQHVGVILLRIREPDRDRPFRMWLYPLPPVLAGIGFLFILISRPNASRELRYGAMIAISGLLIYFVRARYRREWPFAKQAQT, from the coding sequence ATGGCCAAATTCACCAACAGCCCCGCGGACGCCACTGCGAACCCCTCCCCCGCTGCCCCAAAGCTTGCCCGCCAGGTGAGCTTCGGTAGCGCGCTCTCGCTCAACATGATGAACATGATCGGCGTGGGACCCTTCATCACCTTGCCACTGGTAGTGATCGCAATGGGCGGTCCTCAGGCAATGCTCGGATGGGTGCTCGGCGCCGTCATTGCCATCTGCGATGGACTGGTGTGGGCAGAGCTGGGAGCCATGATGCCGCAGGCGGGAGGCTCCTACGCCTATCTGCGCGAGATGTACGGACGCGATCGCGCCGGACGCCTGGCGTCTTTCCTTTACGTCTGGCAGATGGGGTTCAGTGCGCCACTGTCGATCGCCTCCGGGTGTATCGGTCTCGCCCAGTACGCCGCCTATCTCTGGTCCCCTCTGGCAAATCGAGTCTTCAGCCACTCGAACTTGCCGTGGCTGGGCGATCTGCGCTATACCAGTCTCGCGGCCGCCGCAACCTGCGCCGTGACCGTCGCGCTTCTCTATCGCAATGTGCGCTCGATTACCCGGCTGGCATGGATTCTCTGGGCCGGTGTGCTCATCACCATCACCAGCGTCATCGTAGCGGGATTTACTCACTTCCATTCCGCGCAGGCATTCAGTTTCCCTTCCGGGGCCTTCCATCCAGGTCACGTTTTTTTCTCCGGACTTGGCGCCGCGACCCTCATCGCTACTTACGACTACTGGGGCTACTACAACGTCGCATTTCTCGGCGGCGAGATCCGCGAACCAGGCCGCGCGATTCCCCGCGCAATCCTGATCTCCATCTTCATCGTCGCCGTCTTGTATCTACTGATGAACGTAAGTGTGCTCGGCGTTATTCCATGGCAGGAAATGAATTCTTCCATCAATACCCAAGGACGTTTCGCGGTCGTCGCCCTGGTCATGCAGCGGACCTTTGGTGCGACCGCGGCGCGGATCATCGCGCTGCTGGTGATGTGGACGGCCTTTGCCTCGGTCTTTGCTCTGCTGCTCGGCTACTCCCGCGTTCCGTATGCAGCCGCGCTCGACGGGAACTACTTCAAGATCTTCGCCCGGCTTCATCCGCGCGAAGCCTTCCCCAATGTCTCTCTGCTCGCCTTGGGAACCGTTGCGACCTTCTTCTGCTTCTTTGACCTCTCGAATGTCATCGCCGCGCTCGTCGCCATTCGCATCATTCTTCAATTCCTGCTTCAGCACGTTGGCGTCATTTTGCTCAGGATCCGGGAACCCGATCGTGATCGCCCTTTTCGGATGTGGCTCTATCCGCTCCCACCGGTCCTCGCGGGGATCGGCTTCCTCTTTATCCTGATCTCCCGGCCGAACGCCTCCCGAGAGCTGCGTTATGGCGCCATGATCGCCATCTCTGGTCTGCTGATCTACTTTGTGCGGGCACGGTACCGGCGTGAGTGGCCCTTCGCTAAGCAAGCGCAAACCTAG
- a CDS encoding PIG-L family deacetylase, with the protein MIRRTVPVVLLLVVAAGAISSRPNAVAQQSPVSREGASLRGDAQPLPEDRGANGLWQDLKRLHTWASMMMIVAHPDDEDGGMLTYESRGQGVRTSMLTLTRGEGGQNVVSSDADDALGLIRTNELLKADQYYGVDQYWSRVADYGFSKTIDEAFQQWGHDRVLYDAVRAVRLNRPLVITASFIGGITDGHGQHQVSGEMAQEVFSAAGNPDVFPDQIRAGLRPWSPLKVYARVPNYSLGKEGMFDYATGKWAPVRFYNYITKEWSTSVPSTDVVVPEGAYDPLLGLTYVQFARQGWGFQKTQNGGGYVVLPGEVNSDYHRYGSRMKSGGSESSFFDGIDTSLGGIASLAHGDTAFLTAGLKTINAKVETAIAAFDPAAPQKTAPALHDGYLATDKLIRQLDQSSLSASDKANVREELDLKLQQFSTALAAALGLQIDALTTSEKSATQADTPPLSAEETPAAVTPGSKVFVRLHVFNPAMGNAGPAARLVKTSLVSPVDAASSVERLPETKSSDGARDAFFRVSLAANAAVTRPYFSRESTEQGYYNVDDPRWLNESFAPYPLQGWADFDYEGVPIKVGEVVQTVHRIEGAGSVENPLVIAPGISISIHPPAGAVPLTQTAFSLSTKVHSNLDGRAEGTVHLDLPHGWRSEPESTAFRLKTGEEEEVSFKVLPNKLEQRSYEIKAIASVGGHEYKDGYRTVGYPGLQPYNYYRPATYRARGVDVQVAPGLNLGYVMGPGDDIPQALEDLGVHPHLLSTEEIASGDLNRYNVIVLGIRAYAARPDLAANNSRLLEYVRNGGNLVVQYQTGEYDHSYGPYPYVLGRSPEKVVDERGTVTLLDPKSPLLSWPNQITPADFQGWVEERGHSFMQSWDSHYIALTETHDPEQDPQKGGLLYTREGKGIYIYVAFALYRQTPEAVPGAYRLLANLISAGLHP; encoded by the coding sequence ATGATTCGTCGTACAGTGCCGGTTGTTCTGCTCCTCGTTGTCGCGGCTGGAGCCATATCTTCGCGTCCGAACGCCGTGGCACAGCAGTCGCCGGTATCCCGAGAAGGAGCGTCGCTTCGTGGGGATGCGCAACCGCTCCCTGAAGATCGCGGAGCGAATGGACTGTGGCAGGATCTTAAGCGCCTGCATACCTGGGCGAGCATGATGATGATTGTCGCCCATCCCGACGATGAGGATGGCGGCATGTTGACTTACGAATCCCGAGGGCAGGGAGTGCGCACATCGATGCTCACTCTGACCCGGGGCGAAGGCGGCCAGAACGTGGTGTCCAGCGATGCGGACGATGCTCTGGGATTAATACGCACCAACGAACTGCTCAAGGCAGATCAGTATTACGGCGTCGATCAGTACTGGTCACGCGTTGCCGACTACGGATTTTCGAAGACGATTGATGAGGCCTTTCAACAATGGGGCCACGATCGCGTGCTCTACGATGCGGTACGAGCGGTACGTCTGAATCGGCCGCTGGTGATCACCGCAAGCTTTATTGGGGGCATTACGGACGGCCATGGTCAACACCAGGTCTCGGGCGAGATGGCGCAGGAGGTGTTCTCGGCGGCCGGCAATCCGGATGTGTTTCCCGATCAGATTCGCGCCGGTCTGCGCCCGTGGTCTCCACTGAAGGTCTACGCGAGGGTCCCCAATTATTCACTCGGCAAAGAAGGCATGTTCGATTACGCCACCGGTAAGTGGGCGCCGGTTCGCTTCTACAACTACATCACCAAGGAATGGAGCACCAGCGTTCCCTCGACCGATGTCGTCGTTCCAGAGGGCGCTTACGATCCTTTGCTGGGCTTAACTTATGTCCAGTTTGCCCGTCAGGGGTGGGGATTTCAAAAAACCCAGAATGGCGGCGGCTATGTGGTTCTACCGGGAGAGGTCAACTCCGACTATCACCGGTATGGATCGCGGATGAAGAGTGGCGGAAGCGAGTCCTCTTTCTTTGATGGAATCGATACATCCCTGGGTGGAATCGCCAGCCTCGCTCACGGCGACACAGCGTTTTTAACGGCCGGTTTGAAAACCATCAATGCAAAAGTAGAAACGGCAATCGCCGCCTTTGACCCGGCTGCTCCGCAGAAGACAGCACCCGCGCTACACGATGGCTATCTGGCTACGGACAAACTGATCCGGCAACTCGATCAGAGTTCCCTCTCCGCTAGCGATAAGGCAAACGTTCGCGAGGAACTCGACTTGAAGCTACAGCAATTCAGCACCGCTCTTGCCGCGGCGCTCGGTCTGCAGATCGATGCACTGACAACGTCGGAAAAGTCGGCGACGCAAGCCGATACCCCCCCATTATCCGCAGAGGAGACGCCCGCTGCGGTAACTCCGGGATCGAAGGTGTTCGTACGACTGCATGTTTTCAATCCGGCCATGGGAAACGCGGGACCAGCTGCGAGGCTGGTAAAGACGTCGCTCGTCTCTCCGGTTGATGCTGCGTCAAGTGTGGAGCGCTTGCCGGAAACGAAATCCTCGGATGGCGCGCGCGACGCATTTTTTCGCGTCAGCCTGGCGGCGAATGCCGCTGTTACTCGTCCTTACTTCAGCCGCGAGAGCACCGAGCAGGGCTACTACAACGTGGATGATCCTCGATGGTTGAACGAATCCTTTGCGCCTTACCCACTACAGGGGTGGGCGGACTTCGATTATGAGGGCGTTCCGATCAAGGTCGGCGAAGTGGTGCAGACGGTGCATCGCATCGAGGGTGCGGGCTCGGTCGAGAACCCGCTCGTCATCGCACCGGGAATCTCTATCAGTATTCATCCCCCAGCGGGCGCGGTTCCGCTTACGCAGACTGCATTCTCGCTCTCCACCAAAGTACACAGTAACCTCGACGGGCGTGCCGAAGGGACGGTACACCTCGATCTGCCGCACGGCTGGAGATCCGAGCCAGAAAGCACAGCCTTCCGTTTGAAGACGGGGGAAGAAGAGGAAGTCAGCTTCAAGGTCCTTCCTAATAAGCTTGAACAACGCTCCTATGAGATCAAGGCGATCGCCAGTGTTGGCGGCCACGAATATAAGGATGGCTACCGCACCGTCGGCTATCCGGGCCTGCAGCCTTACAACTACTACCGGCCGGCAACTTATCGCGCCCGCGGAGTGGATGTCCAGGTTGCACCGGGATTGAACCTGGGCTATGTCATGGGCCCGGGCGATGACATACCTCAGGCGCTCGAAGACTTAGGAGTCCATCCACATCTGCTCAGCACAGAGGAGATCGCTTCCGGCGATCTGAATAGATATAACGTCATCGTTCTTGGAATTCGGGCGTATGCGGCTCGTCCTGACTTAGCGGCCAACAATAGTCGTCTGCTTGAGTATGTTCGCAACGGCGGCAACCTGGTGGTGCAATACCAAACTGGCGAATACGACCATAGCTATGGGCCTTATCCCTACGTGCTGGGGCGCAGTCCCGAGAAGGTAGTGGATGAAAGGGGCACGGTCACTCTGCTCGATCCTAAGAGCCCGCTGCTCAGTTGGCCGAACCAGATAACACCGGCGGACTTTCAAGGCTGGGTTGAGGAACGCGGGCACTCGTTCATGCAGAGCTGGGATTCGCACTATATCGCTCTTACAGAGACCCACGACCCTGAGCAGGATCCACAGAAAGGCGGCCTGCTCTATACGCGCGAAGGCAAGGGTATTTATATCTATGTCGCGTTTGCACTTTACCGGCAAACGCCGGAGGCAGTTCCGGGCGCCTACCGGCTGCTGGCTAACTTGATCAGCGCGGGGCTTCATCCCTAG
- a CDS encoding helix-turn-helix transcriptional regulator, with protein MGNVDVLLRPREAAAALGVSYPTIKQWILAGKLKTIKTPGGHHRVPQSELNPMMKSRPEGPSKASRDRFRNVSGRNQLVGKVTEVQISGLMAKVVLQIGDQSITSIITADAAREMQLRKGQTAAALIKSTEVMIVRV; from the coding sequence ATGGGAAATGTAGACGTGCTGTTGAGACCTCGCGAAGCGGCGGCGGCTCTTGGTGTCAGCTATCCAACGATCAAGCAATGGATCCTGGCGGGGAAGCTAAAGACCATCAAGACACCGGGGGGCCATCATCGTGTTCCACAGAGCGAACTCAACCCGATGATGAAATCGAGACCGGAAGGTCCGTCGAAAGCGTCCCGCGATCGCTTCAGGAACGTGAGTGGAAGAAACCAGCTGGTAGGAAAAGTCACCGAAGTTCAGATCAGCGGTTTGATGGCGAAAGTGGTTCTTCAGATTGGCGACCAGAGTATTACTTCTATTATCACTGCGGACGCCGCCCGCGAGATGCAGCTTCGAAAGGGGCAAACCGCGGCTGCATTGATCAAGTCCACAGAAGTCATGATCGTCAGAGTTTAG